From the Buchnera aphidicola (Acyrthosiphon lactucae) genome, the window TATTGTATAAATTTATTTATGGTTTTTTTTATATAACTTACACAAATTACTATATTCAATATCTATCTTTTTTTTAAGACCTCTAGGACCTATTTTAGTTAGCTCACTAGCAGAATAGTAATTGATTAAGGCATTTAAAATTTTTTTTCTAGCTGATTTTTCATCTAATCTAGATATTTTTTTCATATCTAAAACAGAAATAAAAATTCTCTTTTCTTCTACCTTGAATTTTTTTGATAAGTTTGAATTTCTTGATAAATAGCTATTTATTTTTGATTGTGGAATTTTACATAACATAAAAAACATAGGAGTTAAAAAAATTTTTTTAGGTGTATAATTACTAATTGATTTACTTTTATTTTTTTTACATTTAACAAAACCCATTGGTTCTAAAAAATCAGTTATCAAACGTGAAGCACGAGTAATCGATTTATTACCAGAATCTGATAAAGTAGATAATCCACATTCGTCTGCCAATTTTTCAATAGAAGCTTCAACTAATTTAGTATCAATATTAAAATAATATAACATGGCAAGTACTATAGCTTTCATAGCACATGCTCGATGTTTATTTAGTCGTCTAAATCGAGTTAAAACATTACCAGTTTTAGGATCTATAGGTAGTAAAGTATAGTTTAACTTGCTTCTAGAGACGTCTATTTCTGATGCTTTTTTCATTGCATAAAAAATAAATTTAGATTTTTTTCTCTCGGGTTTAGACGGATTAAAAAATGGTTTAGGATTATATATATAATTTTTTCTAGGCACTAAATACACTTGATTAAAGGATAAAAAATAATTTTTTTAAAAGAAAGATTCTAATAATAATTTACTATTTTAAATATTAAATATTTTAAAATATATAACATTAATATAAAAAAATTTCAAATTTTTATTGATTTTATAAAAATAATTAATGAAGAACATCTTTTTTTTTGCTCATTTTATCAATGTATGCCATTCCAAAAGCAGATAATACAAAAGTCAAATGAATTATAACACATAGCATAATTTTATTATCTAATATTTTTTCTGCTTCCATAAAAAGACGTAAAAGATGTACAGAAGATATTGCAACTATTGATGATGCTACTTTATTTTTTATTGAATTTACATCCATAGTCCCCATCCATCCCAATCTTTTTTGATTATCTTGTATATCCATTTTAGAAATAAAATTCTCATATCCTGAAAACATTACCATTACTAATAATCCACCTACTAATGCAATATCAATTAATGATAAAACTACTAAAACTAAACCTGATTCAGACATAGCTACAATATCGGGCATAATAAATACTATTTGTTGAAAAAATTTTAATGTTAATAATATAAATCCAAATGATAAACCTACATATACAGGAAACATTAACCAACGAGAAGCATATATACCCTTTTCAATAATTTTTTCCATTTTTTTACCTAAATAGTTTTTTAGAATGTAAATTAAATTTATAAAAATATTTTTATATCATTAAAAAATATCTTAATTTTTTAAAAATTTTAATAAGTTATTATTGAAAATAGTTAAAATTTATGTTAAAAATATCTTTTCTGTTTATAATTATATTTTATTCATAAAAAAAAATAAAAGTAAAGTATATATTCTCAAAGATAAAAAATTTATAAAATATTAAAATGATGTAAATAAAAAAATTTTATTTTTGTAAATATATGAAAAAATCAACCATCTACTTTTTAGGTATCATGTTATGATATCAAGAAAATGCTACATAAATAATCCTAATCCACTTTTTACACCACCTAAAAACAATAAGCGTAGACCTTCTTTTATTTGTTACGCAATGAAAAGAGCATCAGAAATAGATGTCGCTCGATGTGAGCTAAATTATATATTACAAATTAAAAATATTAAAATTGGGTCACCCTTAAAGAGATTTAGAAGATTAAATGAACATCGAGCATGTGCGATGAGAGCTATGGTACTAGCTATGATTTACCATTTTAATATTTCTTCCGATTTAGTTCAAGCATCTGTTGAACAATTATCTGATGAATGTGGTTTGTCTACTTTATCTAAAGCAGGTAATAAATCGATTACTCGTGCTTCTAGATTAATTACTGATTTTATGGAACCAATGGGTTTTGTTACTTGTAAAAAAACATGGGATAAAATATTAGGTAATTATATGCCTAAAATGATTACACTTACTCCATTATTTTTTATGCTATTTGGGATTTCTGAAAAAAAATTGATGGATGCTAAAAGACAACAATTAGGATGGATAAATAAAAACCTTATTAGTAAAGGTTTTAAACCAATAACTATGATTGATGCTAAAAGACGTTCTAAAGATAGTCAAATTAAAAATATTTTTAAATATAGAATTTCTAAACATGCTTTTTATAAGAAAAAAAGAAATGCACAACGTTTAATTTCATTAGATGAAAAAGAAGCCAGACAAACAATTCTTCGTGCACTAGTAGCCAAATATTCTATTAGTGAATTAACAAAATTAGGTCCTAATGGACTAAAAAAACAAGTTAATATTAGTTATTATTACTTAAGGAAAATAGCTACAAACACATATCCTGATAACTAATAGTTTTTTAAAATTTACCCCTTTTTGTAATGCGTTTACTCGTAGGGCCTCTCTTTTTTAAAAATCATCCAATCTCTTTTTTTATATCTTTTTTTTTTATTAAAAGACAAATTTCTCATTTTCAACCAAAAAAAAAATATTAATTCAAGAATTTTTTTGAATAAAAAATAATAAATGCAATTTGTTTTTTTTAATAAATGCTTCTTATGCTATAAATGCAAAATAACATTCTTAAAACTTATATAAAAAAATAAATAAACATATTTTTTTAATATTAAAAAAATAGCGAAATTTATTTAAAAATTTCGCTATTTTTTTAAAAATAATTTTTATCTTATTTTATTTTTTTTATATAAAATTCCACAATCAAAAATAAATAGCTATTTATCAAGAAATCCAAACTTATCAAAAAAATTCAAGGTAGAAGAAAAGAGAATTTTTATTTCTGTTTTAGATATGAAAAAAATATCTAGATTAGATGAAAAATCATTAGAAAAAAATTTTAAATACCTTTAAAATCTCTTCTATTTAAAAGAAAATTAGGTATAGTCTTCTCATAAATTTTTATATCAGATAAATGCTTCATAGTTAAATCAATACTATCCAAATCATTCAATAAAAAAAAACGATAATAATCATCTAATTCAAATAAAAAAACTTTTTTATTTACAGTAATAGTTTTGTCGATTAAACTAATATTAAAATTAATTCCTATTTGATTTTTAACAATATCAAAAAGACAAGTAATTTCATTTTCACTTAAAGTAATTAACAAAAGTTTATTATTAAAACTATTACTATAAAAAATATCCGCAAAACTAGGCGCAATTATTATTTTAAAACCATAATCTAATAAAGACCAAACAGCATGTTCTCTCGATGATCCACAGCCAAAATTCTCCCTAGTTAACAAAATACTTGCGTTTCGATAAACTTCTTTATTTAAAATAAATTCTTTATTTTTTACTAACTGATTTGTATCAAGAAAACGCCAATCATGAAATAAATATTTACCAAATCCAATTTTATTTACTCTTTTTAAAAACTGTTTAGGAATAATAATATCAGTATCTATATTAGATATATCTAGGGGAACAACAACACCAGTATGACCAGTAAATTTAAACATTTTTAATTACTCTCACTATCATCTAAATTTCTAACATCAAAAAATCTACCATGTATAGCCGCTGCAGCAGCCATAATAGGACTTACCAAATGTGTACGACCCCCCCTACCCTGACGACCCTCAAAATTTCGATTGCTAGTAGAAGCACAACGGTCACCATCAATTAATCTATCTTTATTCATACCTAAACACATAGAACAACCAGGTAAACGCCATTCAAATCCTGCGTTAATAAAAATTTTATCTAATCCCTCATTTTCAGCTTTTTTCTTTACTGAACCTGATCCAGGTAC encodes:
- the repA gene encoding plasmid replication initiator RepA, translated to MISRKCYINNPNPLFTPPKNNKRRPSFICYAMKRASEIDVARCELNYILQIKNIKIGSPLKRFRRLNEHRACAMRAMVLAMIYHFNISSDLVQASVEQLSDECGLSTLSKAGNKSITRASRLITDFMEPMGFVTCKKTWDKILGNYMPKMITLTPLFFMLFGISEKKLMDAKRQQLGWINKNLISKGFKPITMIDAKRRSKDSQIKNIFKYRISKHAFYKKKRNAQRLISLDEKEARQTILRALVAKYSISELTKLGPNGLKKQVNISYYYLRKIATNTYPDN
- the repA gene encoding plasmid replication initiator RepA — translated: MPRKNYIYNPKPFFNPSKPERKKSKFIFYAMKKASEIDVSRSKLNYTLLPIDPKTGNVLTRFRRLNKHRACAMKAIVLAMLYYFNIDTKLVEASIEKLADECGLSTLSDSGNKSITRASRLITDFLEPMGFVKCKKNKSKSISNYTPKKIFLTPMFFMLCKIPQSKINSYLSRNSNLSKKFKVEEKRIFISVLDMKKISRLDEKSARKKILNALINYYSASELTKIGPRGLKKKIDIEYSNLCKLYKKNHK
- a CDS encoding TIGR00645 family protein, which encodes MEKIIEKGIYASRWLMFPVYVGLSFGFILLTLKFFQQIVFIMPDIVAMSESGLVLVVLSLIDIALVGGLLVMVMFSGYENFISKMDIQDNQKRLGWMGTMDVNSIKNKVASSIVAISSVHLLRLFMEAEKILDNKIMLCVIIHLTFVLSAFGMAYIDKMSKKKDVLH
- the leuD gene encoding 3-isopropylmalate dehydratase small subunit — protein: MFKFTGHTGVVVPLDISNIDTDIIIPKQFLKRVNKIGFGKYLFHDWRFLDTNQLVKNKEFILNKEVYRNASILLTRENFGCGSSREHAVWSLLDYGFKIIIAPSFADIFYSNSFNNKLLLITLSENEITCLFDIVKNQIGINFNISLIDKTITVNKKVFLFELDDYYRFFLLNDLDSIDLTMKHLSDIKIYEKTIPNFLLNRRDFKGI